The Raphanus sativus cultivar WK10039 unplaced genomic scaffold, ASM80110v3 Scaffold1964, whole genome shotgun sequence genome contains the following window.
TTGAGTTTTGTGTGTATCTTTGTCTTTGATCGATCTTGAAGTCTGAATTAGTGTTCTAGTTACggtttttggttttgaaaaGTGATCTTGAATTATGAATTAGTAATTGCAGTTTGCATTCGATTTCACTTTGAAAAAATGAGTGATAAATAATTAAGTTGTACATCCCAATTAATAAATAACTTATAAACTTCTAATTGGAGATGATCAGATCTTAAAGGGAATGGTAACCTAAAACAAAGAACAATCAAGTTTGTATCTAGGTAATATTTCGCAATATTTAAACACAAATACTTCTACTTTAGTGATTAATTATGTCAAACTATAATCAAATAATACCATATGATTCTATCAACTATAATGAAAAGAGACTTTTCttattattactatatttaatgATTCACATTAAGGTTATCTCcaaaactatagaaaataattttaccaaaaaaaactatagaaaataaaacaattgaTCATTAAACTTTAAGGTCATTCATAGCATTTTTTAATCATGATTCAATCATActcttattaattttattaatatttataaataaataacaaactcACTTTGGTGACTAACatgttataaattatattaacattaaaatattaatatgtatttttaatataatgttaatattttataacataattattttaatattgtgttaaatataagtttataaaaagTAGATCAAATTTTGTCAAAGTTTCGATAATACAGGATCATAGTTGcgttaagaaagaaaaaagaacataaCATTTAAGTTTTGACGCAGTTAAAGAGGATAAAGCCTAAAAGACTGAGCCTGAGGCTAGATCACCGTAAGGTCGAGCCACTTTGGTTCCGGCTTTCGATAAGCCTTTGCCAAACCATCTTTCCACAATGCAGAAGAGTCAGTGATGCCACAAGGTAAAGAAGAGGAACGCCAATCATACAGCCTTCCGATGCAAAATTCACCAATGTCTATTAAGCACCAAGACAACACAAAAGATTACATTTAGAAGagcaaaaacaaaaatgcaCTAGCGTATCATCATCTATAGCAGAAGGACAAATAGTCTGAGATCATACCAACATTCCAGCAGAAAGGTGTATGACTGGAACTATAACTTGATCTACTCTGTTTCCTTTTGCATACCCTTCGAAAGCAATGACCATCGAGAATGTGTGGATCGTGACAAATGCAAGAGCAATGATTGCTGTAAAGACATGGTAGCAAGACTACAGCATGAGTACTATTACACAAAACTGACTCAACCAACAAGTCATAAAGCTAATACTCTAACGCTGTAAAAAGTCAAAACTTGGGTTCGGTTGACTCACCAGAGATGAGAAAGAATGGGACTTTCGAACATCTGTCGACGTAGAATGTGGCTGGACCAAATGCGGGAGTTAAGAGACTCAAACAAAAGAAGACAGCATGAGCCACACCATGACCTAAACCACCAGCTGCATGCAATTGACTACAATAGTCTTAGATCATATCAAACAGTAAGAAAACCGAATGCAGAGCAAGTGCCTGATGGTTCTCTACTCTAGGTTCCATTTTAGCATTCTCCTTTCTCATACAACCCCAAAACAGAACGCCTAAACACGATCTGACAAGCTGCAGATATAATATCCTATTCTAGATCAAGATAGCTGCAGCCAATTTATCCCATTTCAGTATTCTCCTTCTCCCACAATCAGAAAAATAACGCCTAAGCTAGAAGTCAAAAACAGAACATAATATCCTATTCCAGAACAAGATAATTGCAGCTcatgcttttttctttttcagacaGCAGGAGTAGTCCACAGTTGTCTTGTCCTAACATAACAAACCAGCAGATAATCTATGAACTTAACTTGGAATTTCGACAAAACAAACAGGAATAGCGTACCGAGAGCAATCTGGAGCTTATCAGTGAGAAACAAGCGGGGCCTAGAGATCCGATCCGCAAAGGAATCCAAGACATCTTCAAGCCTCCTTCAGTAATAACAACAAATAACATGTTTCAGAACTCAGAGCCAATCTATAAAGCAACCAACCCTCATACCTTTAAACCACAACATCAGATAGATTCCACTTAACACGTGCCAACAACTATCAAACTCTGTAAGTCTAATATCTAAAAGTATATTAACTATTTGTAGCTCTCTCTAAActcaaaaagaaagaagaagagtgtACTTAACATGTAAAGCTTCCAGAAAAGAAAGCGAAGAGCTTCCTGGAAGCAAACAGAGGAGAGAACAAGTAAAGCATAAGGCCACACCACATTGGCTTTCAGAGGGAGGAACGGCCTCCACAGTCCAGACAAGACGATCAGGCTCACAAGCCACACCAACGTACTGCATAAACAttagacagagagagagagagaggggattATCAGATTCCAAACCCTAAACGCTAACCACATCGAATTGAAACGAATCTCATTACCTGGAGAGAAGAGTGAGGATGAGGAAGGGCTTTCTGGAGATGACGGAGACGAAGAGTGAAAGAGAGGGTCCCAGAGCAAGAAGCGCGTACCCTATCCCCGCCGCGACCGTCATCACTTTCCGATGATCTCTCAAAGGATCTGAAACTTGACCGTCGAAATCTCAAAATGGTTTAATAGAAGATTACCTTTTTGTCGTTTATCGGAAGTTAGTTACCGGAAGGGGTCTTTTCACTTTTTCACTACAcagttaattaattatttactcGGGTCTTTAATTACTGCAAAATTTCTCGAATCCTTTTAGGTTAGACATGGAACGATGGTCATTGGTCaaatatgatttaataaatGGATTAGAAACATTTTGTCCTTAGGCATTGGCAATCAAATTGGTTGGGTGTCTCGAGTCTTTGACTTTCACTCTATGCTGCATGGAAACGGAAGCGGGGACGCGGAAGCGGGGACGTAAAGAAGCGTGGAAgcgaaaattttaaaatatttaggaaacgGGGACGTGTTGGAagcgttatatatatatatatatatataatatataatatatatattgaaacactagataaaataaaaattaataatgaaaatCCAACACATAAAACTTAAATACTAAAGTTTCAACATGGAagttaacaaaagaaaaactcagaaaaaataaagttttaaactCAAACTCAAATATCAAGCTCATTGTCGATCTCATTTTCAGCATCTCCACCAAACAAAACAGCTTCCAACTCTGGTTCATCAAGAGAAAGATCCTCAAACTCAAGTCTTCCGAGATTAATCTCATCCAGTGAATCAAATTGATCACCTCCAACATCCCACATACTGCTAGGACCTTCCTTGTAAGCAGAGCTCCTTCTGATAGAAGACGGAGGTTAGTGTGCACAAATACCAAATCTTCAGCTCTTTGGGGAACAATCTTGTTTCTTATTGCAGAATGAATGAACTTGTATGTACTCCAATTCCTTTCGCAAcaggaagatgaagatggctGTCCAGTAACTTGAATGCTAAGATTTGGAGCTTTGGTGCCGAAGATCATGACAGCCCACCATGTCAAAGGTTCCAAGATAAACCTATCATGGATCACATCAACACTACCAAATCCTCCATGCATAAAGAGAAATTAGAGTATTCAACGTTAACCTCTCTCCTTTCATCTTGATTTGGAAAATACTTCAGATACAATTTTTTCTCTCTCTGTAACATCCAAATCTTGATGTGGAGCTTTTCTACTGTCTTCTTCTGCAAGCCACTCCGAACTATAATATCTGCATTAAACAAAGATATATAACAATTATCAAAAACAATATTACCATTTTATAAGTTGATAGGAAcagaataaaacaaatttataatcttactTGGGTTAAGAGAATGTGCCATAACAGTGAAGAGGAGTGTTACTCTTACTCCAGCGAGAAGTCAAAACCGAATGCACCGCATTCCAAAAGACTGAATCTTCATAAgttgtttcctttcttttttgaATAGCTTTCTTGACATTCTGAATCATACTTTCCCACCATTCATAAACCAAATGAAGAGAAGGTTTATCAGTATCAGCAGCTCTAATTACGCTATAGATGGGCAAAGTGAAAGATAAAGCATATTCAAGCTCCTCCCAAAAAATCTCATCTAATATCTTTTTCTTCA
Protein-coding sequences here:
- the LOC108844630 gene encoding gamma-secretase subunit APH1-like; translation: MTVAAGIGYALLALGPSLSLFVSVISRKPFLILTLLSSTLVWLVSLIVLSGLWRPFLPLKANVVWPYALLVLSSVCFQEALRFLFWKLYMRLEDVLDSFADRISRPRLFLTDKLQIALAGGLGHGVAHAVFFCLSLLTPAFGPATFYVDRCSKVPFFLISAIIALAFVTIHTFSMVIAFEGYAKGNRVDQVIVPVIHLSAGMLTLVNFASEGCMIGVPLLYLVASLTLLHCGKMVWQRLIESRNQSGSTLR